Proteins from a genomic interval of Fusarium oxysporum Fo47 chromosome I, complete sequence:
- a CDS encoding HSP20-like chaperone gives MAFFPRNFYNSDASFTPLFRLLDDFDSYSRQGQQNGGTRRSGLTHWQPKFDVRETGEAYELHGELPGMTKDNVHIEFTEPQTMTIRGKTERTYTAGTPPAGLVEGSQSQGAIAEGEGNDENKNSHHAKVEDEAEAKAHESTEVTHHQQSKEVEKKPGDQSKYWLTERTFGEFSRSFNFPTRVDQDNVSAKFKDGILSIVVPKAKKHESRRINVE, from the coding sequence ATGGCTTTCTTCCCTCGCAACTTCTACAACTCCGATGCTTCCTTTACTCCCCTCTTCCGTCTCCTCGACGACTTCGATAGCTACTCTCGTCAGGGACAACAGAACGGTGGTACTCGCCGAAGCGGCCTCACCCACTGGCAGCCCAAGTTCGATGTCCGCGAGACTGGCGAAGCCTACGAGCTCCATGGAGAGCTCCCCGGCATGACCAAGGACAACGTTCACATCGAATTCACTGAGCCTCAGACCATGACCATCCGCGGCAAGACTGAGCGCACATACACTGCCGGCACTCCTCCCGCTGGCCTCGTCGAGGGCTCTCAGTCCCAAGGCGCCATTGCTGAGGGCGAGGGCAACGATGAGAACAAGAACTCTCACCACGCCAAAGTTGAGGACGAGGCCGAGGCCAAAGCTCACGAGAGCACCGAAGTCACCCACCACCAACAGTCCAAggaggtcgagaagaagcccgGTGATCAATCCAAGTACTGGCTCACCGAGCGCACCTTCGGCGAGTTCTCTCGCAGCTTCAACTTCCCCACTCGTGTCGACCAGGACAACGTCTCTGCCAAGTTTAAGGACGGTATCCTGAGCATTGTTGttcccaaggccaagaagcacGAGTCTCGCCGCATCAACGTCGAGTAA
- a CDS encoding YT521-B-like domain-containing protein: MGDIASAQVPDVGALDQDTAKTVSTTTSDDPMAFQDEPRTVQGHEFPSHTQEHPTVSQHAFSTQFDMSQSSSGPRPGPYNMAPMANALPTMGFRPGQYPQNTHQRMNPAGSPPMMQHMSQFPGHPPLPVPGQGYYLQPQVAPYYGNQMHQAQAANMMSQRHSMAYYPNQMMMGSQQSPYYYPPGPQYQPAAHPVPNGVVSGHHAAGGPTTSDPRAMAQTTDFGGIHPQGLKQGQGRTGKQSPNKTELKQTSDGTERRKSAVRGPPRKPRQSGHAIWIGNLPPQTDLMSLVHHVCKEAIGLESLFLISKSNCAFANFKDEETCSAAQQKLHDSKFQSVRLVSRLRKSTVEGAAGVTAPTGPSVATTVVKTDQVADKSSSQMVIPGPASEPSGTIKLGVAGEKIPQKDKFFILKSLTVEDLELSVSTGIWATQSHNEEALNNAFKDADNVYLVFSANKSGEYYGYARMISQINEDPAAAIEFAPTAQATNDLDLPKAIPTEANEQAPKGRIIDDSARGTIFWEADRDDADDLSDAESEASSTKSNAGDEGAAKTWGKPFKLEWLSTSRLPFYRTRGLRNPWNSNREVKIARDGTELEPSVGRRLVGLFNRAQNPEAVDAGVRASMVMMQGFGSMRPYGQ; this comes from the exons ATGGGAGATATAGCTAGCGCCCAAGTCCCGGATGTGGGAGCACTCGACCAGGATACTGCAAAGACTGTCAGCACAACGACATCTGACGATCCTATGGCATTCCAAGACGAGCCTCGGACTGTTCAGGGGCATGAGTTCCCTTCTCACACTCAAGAGCATCCCACCGTTTCTCAGCACGCGTTCTCAACACAGTTCGATATGTCTCAATCCTCTTCCGGTCCTCGCCCTGGGCCATATAACATGGCCCCTATGGCCAACGCCCTCCCTACGATGGGTTTTCGCCCTGGACAGTATCCCCAAAACACTCACCAACGCATGAATCCCGCGGGGTCACCACCTATGATGCAGCACATGTCCCAGTTTCCTGGTCATCCGCCACTTCCAGTCCCCGGCCAAGGTTACTACTTGCAGCCACAGGTCGCACCATACTATGGAAATCAGATGCACCAGGCTCAGGCAGCAAACATGATGTCTCAGAGGCACAGCATGGCATACTATCCCAaccagatgatgatgggctCTCAGCAATCTCCCTATTACTACCCCCCTGGTCCCCAGTATCAACCTGCCGCGCATCCAGTTCCGAACGGAGTGGTGTCTGGCCACCATGCCGCTGGTGGTCCAACAACCAGCGACCCAAGGGCGATGGCACAGACTACAGACTTTGGTGGAATACATCCACAGGGGCTCAAGCAGGGGCAAGGTAGGACTGGGAAGCAATCTCCCAACAAAACTGAGCTAAAGCAAACCTCAGATGGGACAGAGAGGCGAAAGAGTGCTGTTCGGGGCCCTCCCAGAAAGCCGCGGCAGAGTG GACACGCAATCTGGATCGGCAACCTTCCTCCGCAAACCGACCTCATGAGCCTCGTTCATCATGTATGCAAAGAGGCTATAGGATTGGAATCACTgtttctcatctccaagagcAACTGTGCATTTGCCAATTTTAAGGATGAGGAAACTTGTAGTGCAGCACAACAGAAGCTACACGATTCGAAATTTCAGTCAGTTCGCCTCGTCAGCCGGCTACGCAAGAGCACAGTGGAGGGTGCAGCCGGTGTAACAGCTCCAACTGGTCCTTCGGTGGCTACAACAGTAGTTAAGACGGACCAAGTTGCAGACAAGTCATCATCGCAGATGGTGATTCCAGGCCCGGCGTCCGAACCTTCAGGGACCATCAAGCTTGGAGTTGCTGGCGAGAAGATACCGCAGAAGGACAAgttcttcattctcaagaGCCTGACAGTGGAAGATCTTGAATTGAGTGTTAGCACTGGCATCTGGGCTACCCAATCTCACAATGAAGAAGCATTGAACAATGCCTTCAAG GACGCTGACAATGTATACTTGGTCTTCTCGGCCAATAAATCAGGAGAATATTATGGGTATGCTAGGATGATATCGCAGATCAACGAAGACCCTGCGGCAGCCATCGAATTTGCACCCACGGCTCAGGCAACGAACGACCTTGACCTTCCGAAAGCCATACCGACCGAAGCGAACGAACAAGCCCCCAAGGGGCGTATCATTGACGACTCGGCCAGAGGCACTATCTTCTGGGAAGCGGATCGTGATGATGCGGATGACTTGTCTGATGCGGAAAGCGAAGCATCAAGCACCAAGAGCAATGCAGGGGATGAGGGTGCTGCTAAGACATGGGGAAAGCCTTTCAAATTGGAGTGGCTATCCACAAGTCGACTACCATTTTACCGCACGAGAGGATTGCGCAATCCTTGGAACTCAAACCGTGAAGTAAAAATTGCTCGAGATGGTACTGAACTAGAGCCTTCAGTTGGACGAAGACTTGTTGGGCTCTTCAACCGTGCGCAGAACCCAGAGGCAGTCGACGCCGGCGTGCGGGCTTCCATGGTCATGATGCAAGGCTTCGGGTCAATGCGGCCATATGGACAATGA
- a CDS encoding Rad51-domain-containing protein has translation MSEEYDEAQMGEEGGMPGPGAPTPLSALEGISGLTKRDIQLVIDGGYNTVESVAYTPRRVLEQIKGISEQKATKILGEASKLVPMGFTTATEMHQRRSELISITTGSKNLDTLLAGGIETGSVTELFGEFRTGKSQICHTLAVTCQLPFDMGGGEGKCMYIDTEGTFRPVRLLGVANRFGLSGEEVLDNVAYARAYNSDHQLQLLNQAAAMMCETRFSLLIVDSATSLYRTDFCGRGELSNRQTHLAKFMRTLQRLADEFGIAVVITNQVVAQVDGGPSAMFNPDPKKPIGGNIIAHASTTRISLKKGRGETRIAKIYDSPCLPESDTLFAIGEEGIGDPAPKDMEKD, from the exons ATGAGCGAGGAGTATGATGAGGCTCAGATGGGCGAAGAGGGCGGCATGCCTGGCCCTGGTGCTCCAACGCCACTCTCCGCGCTCGAG GGAATTTCTGGTTTGACGAAGCGAGATATTCAGCTTGTCATTGACGGAGGCTACAACACAGTCGAGTCCGTGGCCTACACACCGCGACGAGTGCTGGAACAGATCAAGGGTATCTCGGAACAGAAGGCGACCAAGATTCTAGGAGAGG CCTCCAAGCTCGTCCCCATGGGTTTCACTACAGCCACAGAGATGCACCAGCGTCGCAGCGAGCTCATTTCTATTACCACTGGATCCAAGAACCTCGATACTCTACTTGCCGGTGGTATTGAAACAGGTTCGGTCACTGAACTGTTCGGTGAATTCAGAACCGGAAAGAGTCAGATCTGCCACACACTCGCCGTGACTTGTCAATTACCCTTTGATATGGGCGGTGGTGAAGGAAAATGCATGTACATCGATACTGAGGGTACATTTCGACCTGTTCGTCTGCTGGGCGTTGCCAACCGATTTGGCCTTTCTGGCGAAGAGGTCTTGGACAATGTTGCGTACGCACGCGCTTACAACTCTGATCACCAGCTTCAATTACTCAACCAGGCTGCAGCTATGATGTGCGAGACACGATTTTCTCTGCTCATCGTCGATAGTGCAACATCGCTCTACCGAACAGACTTTTGCGGTCGCGGTGAGCTCTCGAATCGACAGACTCACTTGGCCAAGTTCATGAGGACACTTCAGCGTCTGGCGGATGAATTTGGTATCGCAGTTGTCATTACAAATCAAGTCGTGGCTCAGGTCGATGGTGGCCCAAGTGCCATGTTCAACCCTGATCCAAAAAAGCCTATTGGCGGTAACATTATCGCTCACGCCAGTACAACAAGAATCAGTCTGAAGAAGGGTCGTGGGGAGACACGTATTGCCAAAATTTACGACAGCCCATGCCTGCCAGAAAGTGATACTCTGTTTGCCATTGGCGAGGAGGGTATCGGTGACCCGGCCCCAAAGGACATGGAGAAGGATTAG